The Nocardioides conyzicola genome has a segment encoding these proteins:
- a CDS encoding ABC transporter permease gives MSTVTTPVDPTARRVPPLGGFSLTVLGIELRRMLRNRRTVIFTLIFPAALFFAVTGSDKTWDEPVGSGNEAAYILISMALYGAALTAAAGGSMVAMERALGWSRQLRLTPLNPVVYILMKAVVALVMGALAIAVVNLCGVIQGRAEMPTDVWIASAVVTLFCTFTFAALGVFTGFVVPGENAMQILGPGLAVLSFLGGVFWPLTEGSTLWHIATFTPMYGVAEVARSPLTHDLPWYAVVNAVAWLAIFVAGAAWRMSKDTARV, from the coding sequence ATGAGCACCGTCACCACCCCCGTCGACCCGACCGCGCGCCGGGTCCCGCCCCTCGGCGGCTTCAGCCTCACCGTGCTCGGCATCGAGCTGCGGCGGATGCTGCGCAACCGCCGTACGGTCATCTTCACGCTGATCTTCCCGGCCGCCCTGTTCTTCGCGGTCACCGGGAGCGACAAGACCTGGGACGAGCCGGTCGGGAGCGGCAACGAGGCGGCGTACATCCTGATCTCGATGGCCCTGTACGGCGCCGCGCTGACCGCGGCCGCCGGCGGTTCGATGGTCGCGATGGAGCGCGCGCTCGGCTGGTCGCGCCAGCTGCGGCTCACCCCGCTCAACCCGGTCGTCTACATCCTGATGAAGGCGGTCGTCGCCCTCGTCATGGGCGCGCTCGCCATCGCCGTGGTCAACCTCTGCGGCGTGATCCAGGGCCGGGCCGAGATGCCGACCGACGTCTGGATCGCCTCCGCCGTCGTCACGCTCTTCTGCACCTTCACCTTCGCCGCGCTGGGCGTCTTCACCGGCTTCGTCGTCCCGGGTGAGAACGCCATGCAGATCCTCGGTCCCGGCCTGGCCGTGCTGTCCTTCCTCGGCGGCGTCTTCTGGCCGCTCACCGAGGGCAGCACCCTGTGGCACATCGCCACCTTCACCCCCATGTACGGCGTCGCCGAGGTCGCCCGGTCCCCGCTGACCCACGACCTGCCCTGGTACGCCGTGGTCAACGCGGTCGCCTGGCTGGCGATCTTCGTGGCCGGCGCCGCGTGGCGGATGAGCAAGGACACGGCTCGGGTGTGA
- a CDS encoding sensor histidine kinase translates to MSQEECETPPGGSVRMARLAPLLSGIWLFFLLEPLGEGWRTRDQLSGILGILVTVLFAVAYMALWMRNRADRQKLIAHPAGRPAVLYVGLLVALGTLMTVLLGGYGLASTPYIGVACVMVFPFRVAAPVVLALVGIDIALFAANDWGSSTGLVFGVLAASIAVLGLRMVMERNVELLSAQQENASLAVENERSRFARDLHDILGHSLTVITVKAELAQRMLDVDPERTRAELADLERLSRDALADVRRAVEGYRELTLPGELARARGALAAAEIEAQLPNSADEVPSDLRELFAWTVREGVTNVIRHSGARTCEVRLTPTSAEVRDDGAGCDQPPGFGSGLAGLRERAATVGATVVVRHLSPGFSLQVVRS, encoded by the coding sequence GTGAGCCAGGAGGAGTGCGAGACGCCGCCGGGCGGGTCGGTGCGGATGGCGCGTCTCGCGCCGCTCCTCTCCGGCATCTGGCTCTTCTTCCTGCTCGAGCCGCTCGGTGAGGGCTGGCGCACCCGCGACCAGCTGAGCGGCATCCTGGGCATCCTCGTCACGGTCCTCTTCGCCGTGGCCTACATGGCGCTCTGGATGCGCAACCGGGCCGACCGGCAGAAGCTGATCGCCCACCCGGCGGGACGTCCCGCCGTGCTGTACGTCGGCTTGCTGGTCGCCCTCGGCACGCTGATGACGGTCCTGCTCGGCGGCTACGGCCTCGCCAGCACGCCGTACATCGGCGTGGCCTGCGTGATGGTCTTCCCGTTCCGCGTGGCGGCACCGGTGGTGCTCGCACTGGTGGGCATCGACATCGCGCTCTTCGCGGCCAACGACTGGGGCAGTTCCACCGGCCTCGTCTTCGGGGTCCTCGCGGCCTCCATCGCCGTCCTCGGGCTGCGGATGGTCATGGAGCGCAACGTCGAGCTGCTCAGCGCCCAGCAGGAGAACGCCAGCCTCGCCGTCGAGAACGAGCGCTCCCGCTTCGCCCGCGACCTCCACGACATCCTCGGCCACTCGCTCACGGTCATCACCGTGAAGGCAGAGCTCGCCCAGCGGATGCTCGACGTCGACCCCGAGCGCACCCGCGCCGAGCTGGCCGACCTCGAGCGGCTCAGCCGGGACGCGCTGGCCGACGTACGCCGCGCGGTGGAGGGCTACCGCGAGCTGACCCTGCCCGGCGAGCTGGCGCGGGCGCGCGGCGCGCTCGCCGCGGCCGAGATCGAGGCGCAGCTGCCCAACTCCGCCGACGAGGTGCCGAGCGACCTGCGCGAGCTCTTCGCGTGGACCGTCCGCGAGGGCGTCACCAACGTCATCCGGCACTCGGGGGCGCGGACCTGCGAGGTCCGGCTGACCCCGACCAGCGCGGAGGTGCGTGACGACGGCGCCGGCTGCGACCAGCCGCCCGGCTTCGGCTCGGGACTGGCGGGCCTGCGCGAGCGGGCCGCGACCGTCGGCGCCACCGTCGTCGTCCGGCACCTCTCCCCCGGGTTCTCGCTGCAGGTGGTGCGGTCGTGA
- a CDS encoding response regulator transcription factor, translating into MTIRLLLADDQALVRGALSALLGLEPDLEVVAEVGSGDAVLAAVLAHHPDVALLDVEMPGLDGIAATAEVRREAPDTRVLIVTTFGRPGYLRRALQAGASGFVVKDTPAPQLADAVRRVHAGLRVVDPGLATDSLLAGESPLTSRETDVLQAARDGSSVAGIAAKLFLSEGTVRNHLSSAIGKTGATNRAEAVLTAEGNGWL; encoded by the coding sequence GTGACCATCCGGCTGCTGCTCGCCGACGACCAGGCCCTGGTGCGCGGCGCCCTGTCGGCCCTGCTCGGTCTCGAGCCCGACCTCGAGGTGGTCGCGGAGGTGGGCAGCGGCGACGCCGTGCTCGCCGCCGTCCTCGCGCACCACCCGGACGTCGCGCTGCTCGACGTCGAGATGCCGGGCCTCGACGGGATCGCCGCGACCGCGGAGGTACGCCGCGAGGCACCCGACACCCGCGTCCTGATCGTGACCACGTTCGGTCGCCCCGGCTACCTGCGCCGCGCCCTCCAGGCGGGCGCCTCGGGGTTCGTCGTCAAGGACACGCCCGCCCCGCAGCTCGCCGACGCCGTACGCCGGGTGCACGCCGGCCTGCGGGTGGTCGACCCGGGCCTCGCGACCGACAGCCTGCTCGCCGGCGAGTCCCCGCTGACCAGCCGCGAGACCGACGTCCTCCAGGCGGCCCGCGACGGGTCCTCTGTCGCCGGGATCGCCGCCAAGCTCTTCCTCTCCGAGGGCACCGTCCGCAACCACCTCTCCTCCGCCATCGGCAAGACCGGCGCCACCAACCGCGCCGAGGCGGTGCTGACCGCCGAGGGCAACGGCTGGTTGTGA
- a CDS encoding PQQ-dependent sugar dehydrogenase — protein sequence MRSLLLGSLTALGLAATLTAAPAPAQRPADRHVDRAAYPALKVTKLVTGLDHPWDVRSLGGGRLIFTQRERATLTVWEKGRKHGVKFPSSSVWVSGETGLMGLEVDPAFTKNHRIYTCQGGTTSGGGHDVRVIAWRLNAATTKATKIKQLIGGFPTSSGRHGGCRLLIDKAGSLLVGTGDAAIGTNPENKKSLGGKTLRLNRMTGKPWPKNPFVHASNRSKRYIQTFGHRNVQGLSQRADGTLWSIEQGTGRDDEVNRLHNGGDYGYNPVPGYNESVPMTDQSLPGKQINAVWSSGDPTIATSGGGFIYGSKLGAYDGTLAVAALKAERVVFLTLSKTGKLKHVVVPATLRQYGRIRTVVDGPGSTFYVTTDNGDGNDVILRVRPQG from the coding sequence ATGCGCTCCCTCCTTCTCGGATCCCTCACCGCCCTCGGGCTCGCCGCCACGCTCACCGCCGCACCGGCGCCGGCACAGCGGCCCGCAGACCGCCACGTGGACAGGGCGGCGTACCCCGCCCTCAAGGTCACCAAGCTCGTGACGGGTCTCGACCACCCGTGGGACGTCCGATCCCTGGGTGGCGGTCGCCTCATCTTCACCCAGCGCGAGCGCGCGACGCTCACGGTGTGGGAGAAGGGCAGGAAGCACGGCGTGAAGTTCCCCAGCAGCTCGGTCTGGGTCAGCGGCGAGACCGGGCTGATGGGCCTGGAGGTCGACCCCGCCTTCACCAAGAACCACCGCATCTACACCTGCCAGGGCGGTACGACGAGCGGCGGCGGCCACGACGTGCGCGTCATCGCGTGGCGCCTCAACGCTGCCACCACCAAGGCCACGAAGATCAAGCAGCTGATCGGCGGCTTCCCCACCAGCTCCGGCCGGCACGGCGGCTGCCGCCTGCTGATCGACAAGGCGGGCTCTCTGCTCGTCGGCACCGGTGACGCCGCGATCGGCACCAACCCCGAGAACAAGAAGTCCCTGGGTGGCAAGACGCTGCGCCTCAACCGGATGACCGGCAAGCCGTGGCCCAAGAACCCGTTCGTGCACGCGTCCAATCGCAGCAAGCGCTACATCCAGACCTTCGGCCACCGCAACGTCCAGGGCCTCAGCCAACGCGCCGACGGCACGCTGTGGTCGATCGAGCAGGGCACCGGCCGCGACGACGAGGTCAACCGGCTCCACAACGGCGGTGACTACGGCTACAACCCGGTCCCCGGCTACAACGAGTCCGTCCCGATGACCGACCAGTCCCTCCCGGGCAAGCAGATCAACGCCGTGTGGAGCTCGGGCGACCCGACGATCGCGACCTCCGGTGGCGGCTTCATCTACGGCAGCAAGCTCGGTGCGTACGACGGCACGCTGGCCGTCGCCGCGCTCAAGGCCGAGCGCGTGGTCTTCCTGACCCTGTCGAAGACCGGCAAGCTCAAGCACGTCGTCGTACCCGCCACGCTGCGCCAGTACGGCCGGATCCGCACCGTCGTCGACGGCCCCGGCTCGACGTTCTACGTCACCACCGACAACGGCGACGGCAACGACGTGATCCTGCGGGTGCGGCCCCAGGGCTGA
- a CDS encoding carboxypeptidase regulatory-like domain-containing protein: MRRDRAATRPIATLLSIALTLAGVLCVDAPVSAETAARDDARPTPTYRVAPPDVGPRAAAERSASASSRRSARVSGTGHITGTVTGPAGQPLEEVWVDLYRWDDDEQWWDELGGWYTGADGAYDLNGLAAGSYRIAFDPGSVPGGYEGEYWDDAASFDEATQIDLADGQAATGTDAELAVRGRITGVVTGPAGQPLSDIKVTAYRREIEDGDGGDEDVYWDEYTDAWTGSDGSYDLGAMHSGTYRIEFYDYMTGYVGEYWRDTTLWADASGVQVTAGTVTSGINAQLALGGVVDGVVTAPDGHALPDIEVRAYRWDQAGGTWEWAYYTYTDDNGFYDMSGLPDGSYRLGFSNEDGYYATEYWDNATTLDDATTIAVTAGNPRHGRNAQLSEFGTIDGTVTDSSGQPLWDVEVYAFRWSDDEDVWEPYYNTYTDEDGSYEMGGLEPGSYRLRFWGDADTVKEYWDDADTLGSATTLDVALDRTLSHVDAELAPASAPSVAVVGLPTITGLPQIGSTLTATSGTWTPATGLAFSYRWFVGGEPVAGATSPTYVPTSVDLGKTVQVQVRATGSGYTSRTASSSATGAVAPAPAPVNTVQPGFTKTPRVGVLVTAKPGVWSKSATTFTYQWLVKGLPVAGATHAAYTPVAADAGKELTVRVTATGAGGAAGVATSAASVVAKGVLKATKKPKVTGTAKKNATVTVSPGSWSPKAKVAYQWYAGSKAVAKATGARLKITGKVLKAVKGKAISVLLTITAPGYTTVTTRLKVPGKV; the protein is encoded by the coding sequence ATGCGACGTGACCGCGCCGCCACCCGTCCGATCGCGACGCTGCTCAGCATCGCTCTCACCCTCGCTGGAGTGCTCTGCGTCGACGCCCCCGTGAGCGCCGAGACCGCGGCGCGCGACGATGCGCGCCCCACGCCGACCTACCGCGTCGCGCCCCCGGACGTCGGCCCGCGCGCAGCGGCGGAGCGGAGCGCCTCGGCGAGCTCGCGACGCAGCGCCCGTGTGTCCGGCACCGGACACATCACGGGCACGGTCACAGGCCCTGCGGGCCAACCCCTCGAGGAGGTCTGGGTCGACCTTTACCGCTGGGACGACGACGAGCAGTGGTGGGACGAGCTGGGGGGCTGGTACACGGGAGCGGACGGCGCCTACGACCTCAACGGCCTCGCCGCCGGCAGCTACCGGATCGCGTTCGACCCGGGCTCCGTGCCGGGCGGCTACGAGGGCGAGTACTGGGACGATGCCGCGAGCTTCGACGAGGCCACGCAGATCGATCTCGCCGATGGGCAGGCGGCTACCGGCACCGATGCAGAGCTCGCGGTGCGAGGCCGCATCACCGGCGTGGTGACGGGACCAGCCGGGCAGCCGCTCTCGGACATCAAAGTCACCGCCTATCGGAGGGAGATCGAGGACGGCGATGGCGGTGACGAGGACGTCTACTGGGACGAGTACACCGACGCGTGGACCGGCTCAGACGGCAGCTACGACCTCGGCGCGATGCACTCCGGCACCTACCGGATCGAGTTCTACGACTACATGACCGGCTACGTCGGGGAGTACTGGCGCGACACCACGCTGTGGGCGGACGCCAGCGGCGTCCAGGTCACCGCAGGAACGGTCACCAGCGGGATCAACGCCCAGCTCGCCCTCGGCGGGGTGGTCGACGGCGTCGTCACGGCCCCTGACGGACACGCGCTCCCGGACATCGAGGTGCGGGCATACCGCTGGGACCAGGCCGGCGGCACGTGGGAGTGGGCCTACTACACCTACACCGATGACAACGGGTTCTACGACATGTCCGGGCTGCCCGACGGCAGCTACCGACTCGGCTTCTCCAACGAGGACGGCTACTACGCCACGGAGTACTGGGACAACGCGACCACGCTCGACGACGCGACCACGATCGCGGTCACCGCAGGCAACCCTCGGCACGGCCGCAACGCCCAGCTGTCGGAGTTCGGCACCATCGACGGGACCGTCACCGACAGCTCGGGCCAACCGCTGTGGGACGTCGAGGTCTACGCCTTCCGGTGGAGCGATGACGAGGACGTCTGGGAGCCGTACTACAACACCTACACCGACGAGGACGGCAGCTATGAGATGGGTGGTCTCGAGCCGGGGAGCTATCGCCTGAGGTTCTGGGGCGACGCCGACACCGTCAAGGAGTACTGGGACGACGCGGACACCCTCGGGTCCGCCACCACTCTCGACGTCGCACTGGACCGGACGCTGAGCCACGTGGACGCCGAGCTCGCGCCCGCATCGGCGCCGAGCGTGGCCGTCGTCGGGCTGCCGACGATCACCGGGCTCCCGCAGATCGGCTCGACGTTGACCGCGACGAGCGGCACGTGGACACCGGCGACCGGACTCGCCTTCAGCTACCGGTGGTTCGTGGGCGGCGAGCCCGTTGCCGGAGCGACGTCGCCGACGTACGTGCCCACGTCGGTCGACCTCGGCAAGACCGTCCAGGTGCAGGTCCGCGCCACCGGGTCCGGCTACACCTCCCGTACGGCGAGCTCGTCGGCCACCGGTGCGGTCGCACCGGCGCCCGCTCCCGTCAACACGGTCCAGCCCGGCTTCACCAAGACTCCTCGGGTCGGCGTCCTCGTGACGGCGAAACCCGGCGTCTGGAGCAAGTCGGCCACGACCTTCACCTACCAGTGGCTGGTGAAAGGGCTCCCGGTCGCCGGCGCGACCCACGCGGCGTACACACCGGTCGCCGCGGACGCAGGGAAGGAGCTGACGGTCCGCGTCACAGCGACCGGCGCCGGAGGCGCTGCCGGCGTGGCGACATCGGCGGCGAGCGTCGTCGCCAAGGGTGTGCTCAAGGCGACGAAGAAGCCCAAGGTCACCGGCACGGCCAAGAAGAACGCCACCGTGACGGTCTCCCCCGGCAGCTGGTCGCCCAAGGCCAAGGTCGCCTACCAGTGGTACGCCGGGAGCAAGGCGGTCGCCAAGGCCACCGGCGCCAGGCTCAAGATCACCGGCAAGGTCCTGAAGGCCGTCAAGGGCAAGGCGATCAGCGTCCTGCTCACGATCACCGCACCCGGGTACACGACCGTGACCACCCGGCTCAAGGTGCCGGGCAAGGTCTAG
- a CDS encoding carboxypeptidase-like regulatory domain-containing protein has protein sequence MSTTRTELYRRVRTALAITLALLVAGSLAITASGPAAADSTGHITGTVTGTGGVALEGISVTAMAYDSATDSLQPAGDASTDGSGFYDVSDLPAGTYRLSFFDPTGTYLTDYYENATNWLTATDIVVAAGATVGDKNAQLDQAVHITGTVTGVGGAPLQGIDVTAYRNDGDGWQRADEGDAYTDGSGHYDLSELPAGTYRLRFADDHDRYLIEFYDNATSLQIATDIVVAAGTTASGKDAQLSPTPKIAATKKPKLTGRATYGSTLKVTTGTWTPAGAKAKIQWYAGGKAIAKATTAKLKLSGATAKKVAGKTITARITVTFPGAQPVKVTLKAPGKVKLPKRR, from the coding sequence ATGTCGACGACGCGCACCGAGCTCTACCGACGGGTGCGGACGGCGCTCGCGATCACCCTCGCGCTGCTCGTCGCCGGGAGCCTGGCGATCACCGCCTCCGGCCCCGCCGCTGCCGACTCCACCGGCCACATCACGGGCACGGTGACCGGCACCGGCGGAGTGGCGCTGGAGGGCATCTCCGTGACGGCGATGGCGTACGACAGCGCCACCGACTCCTTGCAGCCCGCGGGCGATGCCTCGACCGACGGCTCCGGCTTCTACGACGTGTCGGACCTGCCCGCTGGCACCTACCGCCTCTCGTTCTTCGACCCCACCGGCACCTACCTCACCGACTACTACGAGAACGCGACCAACTGGTTGACCGCTACCGACATCGTCGTCGCGGCCGGCGCCACCGTCGGCGACAAGAACGCCCAGCTCGACCAGGCCGTCCACATCACCGGCACCGTCACGGGTGTCGGCGGCGCGCCCCTGCAGGGGATCGACGTGACGGCGTACCGCAACGACGGCGACGGGTGGCAGCGGGCCGACGAAGGCGATGCCTACACCGACGGCTCCGGCCACTACGACCTCTCCGAGCTGCCCGCCGGCACCTACCGCCTCCGGTTCGCCGATGACCACGACCGCTACCTCATCGAGTTCTACGACAACGCCACCAGCCTCCAGATCGCGACCGACATCGTCGTCGCCGCCGGCACCACCGCCAGCGGCAAGGACGCCCAGCTCTCGCCGACGCCGAAGATCGCCGCGACGAAGAAGCCGAAGCTGACCGGCCGTGCCACCTACGGGTCCACCCTCAAGGTCACCACCGGCACATGGACGCCCGCCGGCGCCAAGGCGAAGATCCAGTGGTACGCCGGCGGCAAGGCCATCGCCAAGGCGACCACGGCCAAGCTCAAGCTGAGCGGGGCGACGGCGAAGAAGGTGGCCGGCAAGACGATCACGGCGCGGATCACCGTGACCTTCCCCGGGGCCCAGCCCGTGAAGGTGACGCTGAAAGCACCTGGCAAGGTCAAGCTGCCGAAGCGCCGCTGA
- the panB gene encoding 3-methyl-2-oxobutanoate hydroxymethyltransferase, whose amino-acid sequence MSEETAPYGTGPAKATAIKRIRTHHLREMKERGEKFSMLTAYEQYAAQTFDEAGIEVLLVGDSASNNVFANETSLPVTVDELIPLVRAVTRSAHRALVVADLPFGSYQASPEQAYLTAVRFMKEANAHAVKLEGGAEMAPQVRKLTEGGIPVMAHIGFTPQSEHNLGGYRVQGRGDAASHVIAQAKAMEQAGAFAVVMEMVPGDVAAEVTAAIGIPTIGIGAGVGCDGQVLVWQDAFGLRTGRMAKFVKQYADLHGVLLKAAQDYAADVKAGTFPAEEHTF is encoded by the coding sequence ATGAGCGAGGAGACGGCGCCGTACGGCACCGGTCCGGCGAAGGCGACCGCGATCAAGCGGATCCGCACCCACCACCTGCGCGAGATGAAGGAGCGCGGTGAGAAGTTCTCGATGCTCACCGCCTACGAGCAGTACGCCGCGCAGACGTTCGACGAGGCCGGCATCGAGGTGCTGTTGGTCGGCGACAGCGCGTCCAACAACGTCTTCGCCAACGAGACCTCGCTGCCCGTCACGGTCGACGAGCTGATCCCGCTGGTGCGCGCGGTGACCCGCTCGGCACACCGGGCCCTGGTGGTCGCGGACCTCCCGTTCGGCTCCTACCAGGCCTCGCCCGAGCAGGCCTACCTGACCGCGGTGCGGTTCATGAAGGAGGCCAACGCGCACGCCGTGAAGCTCGAGGGCGGCGCGGAGATGGCGCCCCAGGTCCGCAAGCTCACCGAGGGCGGCATCCCCGTGATGGCGCACATCGGCTTCACCCCGCAGTCCGAGCACAACCTCGGCGGCTACCGGGTCCAGGGCCGTGGCGACGCCGCCTCCCACGTGATCGCCCAGGCCAAGGCGATGGAGCAGGCCGGCGCGTTCGCGGTCGTCATGGAGATGGTCCCCGGCGACGTCGCCGCCGAGGTCACCGCCGCGATCGGCATCCCCACCATCGGCATCGGCGCCGGCGTCGGCTGCGACGGCCAGGTCCTGGTGTGGCAGGACGCCTTCGGCCTGCGCACGGGACGGATGGCCAAGTTCGTCAAGCAGTACGCCGACCTCCACGGCGTACTGCTCAAGGCGGCGCAGGACTACGCCGCCGACGTCAAGGCCGGCACCTTCCCGGCCGAGGAGCACACCTTCTAG
- a CDS encoding VOC family protein, whose protein sequence is MPEISTCLWFDDDLMEAVEFYTKVFPNSQVHGVSHYGGRVLAAEWTLDGRSFRGINGGPDHAGFTETISLSVSCADQSEVDYYWDTLVAGGRPSSCAWLQDKFGLSWQIVPVRLYELLSDPDPARAQAATDAMLQMQKIVVADLEAAADAAHPAPG, encoded by the coding sequence ATGCCCGAGATCAGCACCTGCCTGTGGTTCGACGACGACCTGATGGAGGCCGTGGAGTTCTACACCAAGGTCTTCCCCAACTCCCAGGTCCACGGGGTGTCCCACTACGGCGGCCGCGTGCTCGCGGCGGAGTGGACCCTCGACGGCCGGTCCTTCCGCGGGATCAACGGGGGGCCGGACCACGCCGGCTTCACCGAGACGATCTCGCTGAGCGTCAGCTGTGCCGACCAGTCCGAGGTCGACTACTACTGGGACACCCTGGTCGCCGGCGGCCGGCCCAGCAGCTGTGCGTGGCTCCAGGACAAGTTCGGGCTGTCCTGGCAGATCGTGCCGGTGCGGCTCTACGAGCTGCTGTCCGACCCGGACCCGGCCCGGGCCCAGGCCGCGACCGACGCGATGCTGCAGATGCAGAAGATCGTCGTCGCCGACCTCGAGGCCGCCGCCGACGCGGCCCACCCGGCTCCTGGGTGA
- a CDS encoding hemolysin family protein, which produces MDTLTLINLLLVVAFILVGGVFAGTEIALVSLREGQISTLAERGPRGARVARVARDPNRFLAAVQIGVTVAGFFSAAYGASTLAPDFAPVLRDAGLGDAAADTLALILLTLFIAYLSLVLGELVPKRLALQRSQGVAYVVGGPLDRFAILMRPVVWLLSTSTNGVVRLFGGDPHATSEELSDQELRYLVDQHEGLADDERKILTDVFDAGDRSLSEVMKPRRDVTYLAADCTVAEAVEAALSHPYSRFPVIGTGPDDVRGFLHVRDLLGADPTRRIRGLTRDILHLPATNRLLPSLARMRDEGRHIAVVVDEYGGTDGIVTLEDLVEELVGDIRDEYDEAEPETAPDVVDAGLTIEDFARVTGVPLADGPYETVAGFVMHQLGRLAEVGDTVVVDDHHLVVTEVDRHRITRVSVRPTSSAESPPTAVEHP; this is translated from the coding sequence GTGGACACGCTGACCCTGATCAACCTGCTTCTCGTCGTCGCGTTCATCCTCGTCGGCGGCGTGTTCGCCGGCACGGAGATCGCCCTGGTCTCGCTGCGCGAGGGCCAGATCAGCACCCTGGCCGAGCGCGGGCCGCGCGGCGCCCGGGTCGCCCGGGTGGCGCGGGACCCCAACCGGTTCCTGGCGGCGGTGCAGATCGGCGTCACCGTGGCCGGCTTCTTCTCCGCCGCGTACGGCGCCTCCACGCTCGCGCCCGACTTCGCGCCGGTGCTGAGGGACGCCGGACTCGGCGACGCCGCTGCCGACACGCTGGCGCTGATCCTACTGACGCTCTTCATCGCCTACCTCTCGCTGGTGCTCGGCGAGCTGGTGCCCAAGCGGTTGGCGCTGCAGCGCTCCCAGGGCGTCGCCTACGTCGTCGGCGGACCCCTCGACCGGTTCGCGATCCTGATGCGCCCGGTCGTCTGGCTGCTGTCGACGTCGACCAACGGCGTGGTCCGGCTCTTCGGCGGTGACCCGCACGCGACCTCGGAGGAGCTCAGCGACCAGGAGCTGCGCTACCTCGTCGACCAGCACGAGGGCCTGGCCGACGACGAGCGCAAGATCCTGACCGACGTCTTCGACGCCGGCGACCGCTCGCTCAGCGAGGTGATGAAGCCCCGCCGTGACGTCACCTACCTGGCCGCCGACTGCACCGTCGCCGAGGCGGTGGAGGCCGCCCTGTCGCACCCGTACTCACGGTTCCCGGTGATCGGCACCGGCCCTGACGACGTCCGCGGCTTCCTGCACGTGCGCGATCTCCTGGGCGCCGACCCGACCCGTCGGATCCGCGGACTGACCCGCGACATCCTGCACCTTCCGGCCACCAACCGGCTGCTGCCCTCCCTGGCCCGGATGCGCGACGAGGGCCGCCACATCGCCGTCGTCGTCGACGAGTACGGCGGCACCGACGGCATCGTCACCCTCGAGGACCTCGTGGAGGAGCTGGTCGGCGACATCCGCGACGAGTACGACGAGGCCGAGCCGGAGACGGCCCCCGACGTCGTCGACGCCGGCCTCACCATCGAGGACTTCGCCCGGGTGACCGGCGTACCCCTCGCCGACGGTCCGTACGAGACGGTCGCCGGCTTCGTGATGCACCAGCTCGGCCGGCTCGCCGAGGTCGGCGACACCGTGGTGGTCGACGACCACCACCTCGTCGTCACCGAGGTCGACCGCCACCGGATCACGCGGGTCAGCGTGCGGCCCACCAGTTCTGCCGAATCGCCTCCGACGGCGGTCGAGCACCCCTAG
- a CDS encoding ABC transporter ATP-binding protein, with amino-acid sequence MTTSTITRVAAVRLDGVTKSFASGGQSVEAVRGIDLELQQGEIVAFLGPNGAGKTTTIDMILGLSQPTTGTATVLGIEPRQAIARGLVSAVMQTGGLLKDLTVRETVQYTASLFADTRPVAEVLENAGITAIADRKVAKCSGGEQQRLRFAMALLSDPALLLLDEPTTGMDVEGRRAFWSAIRADAESGRTVLFATHYLEEADQYADRIILISHGRIVADGTGPQIKALTSGRTVRATLPDADTEALAALDGVTGVEVRGDAVLVHTKDSDSTARFLLTRTPARDLEITSHGLEDAFISLTGDTR; translated from the coding sequence ATGACCACCTCCACCATCACCCGGGTCGCGGCCGTCCGCCTCGACGGCGTGACGAAGTCCTTCGCCAGCGGGGGGCAGAGCGTAGAAGCCGTCCGCGGGATCGACCTCGAGCTGCAGCAGGGCGAGATCGTCGCGTTCCTCGGCCCCAACGGCGCCGGCAAGACCACCACGATCGACATGATCCTCGGCCTCTCGCAGCCGACCACCGGCACCGCCACGGTCCTCGGCATCGAGCCCCGCCAGGCGATCGCCCGCGGGCTCGTCTCGGCCGTGATGCAGACCGGCGGCCTCCTCAAGGACCTCACCGTCCGCGAGACGGTGCAGTACACCGCCAGCCTCTTCGCCGACACGCGGCCGGTGGCCGAGGTGCTCGAGAACGCCGGCATCACGGCGATCGCCGACCGCAAGGTCGCGAAGTGCTCCGGCGGCGAGCAGCAGCGGCTCCGCTTCGCGATGGCCCTGCTCTCCGACCCCGCCCTCCTGCTGCTCGACGAGCCCACGACCGGCATGGACGTCGAGGGTCGCCGGGCGTTCTGGTCCGCGATCCGCGCGGACGCGGAGTCCGGCCGCACCGTCCTCTTCGCGACGCACTACCTCGAGGAGGCGGACCAGTACGCCGACCGGATCATCCTGATCAGCCACGGGCGGATCGTCGCCGACGGCACCGGTCCGCAGATCAAGGCGCTGACCTCCGGCCGCACCGTCCGGGCCACCCTGCCCGACGCCGACACCGAGGCCCTCGCGGCGCTCGACGGCGTCACCGGCGTCGAGGTCCGCGGCGACGCCGTGCTCGTGCACACCAAGGACAGCGACTCGACCGCGCGCTTCCTGTTGACCCGGACCCCCGCCCGCGACCTCGAGATCACCTCGCACGGCCTCGAGGACGCGTTCATCAGCCTGACAGGAGACACCCGATGA